A single genomic interval of Festucalex cinctus isolate MCC-2025b chromosome 16, RoL_Fcin_1.0, whole genome shotgun sequence harbors:
- the kiss2 gene encoding kisspeptin 2: MKFAIVVMMCGLIVGEDAGCRGASLSGFLPEKESQPMGPVHSRRNSVGDFLEDPNLCFSLRENDTQQQHEQQLLCSDRRNKFNVNPFGLRFGKRYNQDSIYRRAVKRARTIRFSPPKLFPRQLEVLT, from the exons ATGAAGTTTGCAATCGTGGTTATGATGTGTGGGCTGATTGTTGGTGAAGACGCAGGGTGTCGAGGAGCCTCTCTGTCGGGATTTCTACCTGAGAAGGAATCGCAGCCAATGG GTCCAGTCCATTCCAGAAGAAACAGCGTGGGAGACTTTTTGGAGGATCCCAACCTCTGTTTCTCCCTGAGAGAAAACGACACCCAGCAACAGCATGAGCAGCAGCTCTTGTGCAGCGACCGCAGGAACAAATTCAACGTCAACCCGTTCGGCCTTCGCTTCGGCAAGCGCTACAATCAGGATTCAATCTACAGGAGAGCCGTTAAAAGAGCCAGAACGATCAGATTTTCACCACCAAAGCTCTTTCCGAGACAGCTGGAAGTGCTAACCTGA